From the genome of Campylobacter concisus, one region includes:
- the alaS gene encoding alanine--tRNA ligase, producing the protein MQNLDIRKAYLDFFKSKGHEVVASAPLVPNDATLLFTNAGMVPFKSIFTGEVPRPTPPIRTSCQTCIRAGGKHNDLDNVGYTARHHTFFEMLGNFSFGEYFKKEAIAYAWEFVTEVLKLPKDKLYVTVHESDDEAFEIWSTHIAKERIYRFGDHDNFWQMGDTGPCGPCSEIFYDQGAEHFNTPEDYMGGDGDRFLEIWNLVFMQYERSADGKLSPLPKPSIDTGMGLERVTAILQGKFSNYDSTLFMPLISEVAKLCGKPYVYESGASYRVISDHIRSVTFLLAQGTTFDKEGRGYVLRRILRRAIRHGYLLGIKEPFMYKLVDKVCELMGEHYTYLNEKKAAVKEQIKLEEERFLATIASGLELFESELKNTKEIFSGEAAFKLYDTFGFPLDLTADMLREKGLKVDEARFDELMSEQKARAKAAWKGSGDKSAKGDFKELLEKFGENKFIGYEELKSKSKILALLDEEFKNVDSLDAGKEGWVMFDVTPFYAQSGGQCGDSGKIIGKANVLDTQKFHGLNLSLVKTSAPLKVGDEVELEVGSDRAQIARHHSATHLLHAALRSVLGTHIAQAGSSVEADRLRFDFSHPKALTSEEILKVENLVNEWILNGANSKTELMKLEDAKNSGAIALFNEKYADNVRVVSFGNVSKELCGGTHVKNIDEIGSFFITKESGVSAGVRRIEAVCSRAALNLARSFRAELDELKDELKSTEPLNVVKKLKNELRVLKDKLKNAKNSHELVYLDINKTKLCVTSVDGGDIKTLIDEFKNEHESAAILLIQTDESGKISLAAGVKNAPLKAGAWVKFAAQILGGNGGGKDDFATAGGKDASMIEDAIKDSLEYARQALEK; encoded by the coding sequence ATGCAAAATTTAGATATAAGAAAGGCATATCTTGATTTTTTTAAATCAAAAGGTCACGAAGTCGTAGCTTCAGCACCACTCGTGCCAAACGATGCAACACTACTTTTCACAAATGCTGGCATGGTGCCATTTAAGAGCATTTTCACAGGCGAAGTGCCACGCCCAACACCACCTATCCGCACTAGCTGTCAGACCTGCATAAGAGCTGGCGGAAAGCACAACGATCTTGATAACGTCGGCTATACAGCGCGCCACCACACATTTTTTGAGATGCTAGGAAATTTTAGTTTTGGCGAATACTTCAAAAAAGAGGCGATCGCTTACGCTTGGGAATTTGTAACAGAAGTACTAAAACTGCCAAAAGATAAGCTTTATGTAACCGTTCACGAAAGCGACGATGAAGCATTTGAAATTTGGAGCACTCACATCGCAAAAGAGAGAATTTACCGCTTTGGCGATCACGATAACTTCTGGCAAATGGGAGATACTGGACCATGTGGCCCTTGCAGTGAAATTTTTTACGATCAAGGCGCTGAACACTTTAACACACCTGAAGACTACATGGGCGGCGATGGAGATAGATTTTTAGAGATCTGGAACCTTGTTTTCATGCAGTATGAAAGAAGCGCGGATGGCAAACTAAGCCCACTGCCAAAGCCAAGCATTGATACTGGCATGGGACTTGAGCGCGTTACTGCTATCTTGCAAGGCAAATTTAGCAACTACGATAGCACACTTTTTATGCCGCTAATTAGCGAAGTGGCAAAGCTTTGCGGCAAGCCATACGTCTATGAAAGTGGCGCTAGCTACCGCGTCATAAGCGACCACATCCGCTCGGTCACATTTTTGCTAGCTCAAGGCACGACATTTGACAAAGAAGGCCGTGGCTACGTGCTTCGCCGCATCTTACGCCGTGCGATCCGCCATGGATACTTGCTAGGCATAAAAGAGCCATTTATGTATAAGCTTGTTGATAAAGTTTGCGAGCTAATGGGCGAGCACTACACCTATCTAAATGAGAAAAAAGCGGCCGTAAAAGAACAGATCAAGCTTGAAGAAGAGAGATTTTTGGCGACAATCGCTAGTGGCTTGGAGCTATTTGAGAGCGAGCTTAAAAATACAAAAGAAATTTTTAGCGGAGAGGCTGCGTTTAAGCTTTATGACACATTTGGTTTTCCACTTGATCTAACAGCTGATATGCTTAGAGAAAAGGGTCTAAAGGTCGATGAAGCGAGGTTTGATGAGCTTATGAGCGAGCAAAAAGCACGCGCAAAAGCTGCTTGGAAAGGCAGTGGCGATAAGAGTGCAAAGGGCGATTTTAAAGAGCTACTTGAAAAATTTGGCGAGAATAAATTTATAGGCTACGAAGAGCTTAAGAGTAAAAGTAAAATTTTAGCCCTACTTGATGAAGAATTTAAAAATGTAGATAGCCTGGATGCTGGCAAGGAGGGCTGGGTGATGTTTGATGTCACTCCATTTTATGCTCAAAGTGGCGGTCAGTGCGGCGATAGCGGTAAGATAATTGGTAAAGCAAATGTACTTGATACACAAAAATTTCATGGACTAAATTTATCTTTAGTAAAAACTAGCGCACCGCTAAAAGTTGGCGATGAAGTAGAACTTGAAGTTGGCAGCGATAGAGCCCAGATCGCGCGTCATCACAGTGCTACACACTTGCTTCACGCAGCCCTTAGAAGCGTGCTTGGTACACACATCGCTCAAGCTGGCTCAAGCGTCGAGGCAGATAGGCTAAGGTTTGACTTCTCACATCCAAAAGCACTTACTAGCGAAGAAATTTTAAAGGTCGAAAATTTGGTAAATGAGTGGATACTAAATGGTGCTAACTCAAAAACAGAACTTATGAAACTTGAAGATGCTAAAAATAGTGGAGCTATCGCACTATTTAATGAAAAATACGCTGATAATGTAAGAGTCGTTAGCTTTGGCAATGTTAGCAAAGAGCTTTGCGGTGGCACACACGTGAAAAATATAGATGAGATCGGATCGTTTTTCATCACAAAAGAGAGTGGTGTAAGTGCTGGCGTTAGGCGTATAGAGGCTGTTTGCTCAAGGGCTGCGCTAAATTTAGCAAGGTCATTTAGAGCTGAGCTTGATGAGTTAAAAGATGAGCTAAAGAGCACCGAGCCACTAAATGTGGTCAAAAAGCTAAAAAATGAACTAAGAGTTTTGAAAGACAAACTAAAAAATGCTAAAAATTCTCATGAGCTAGTCTATTTAGATATAAATAAAACCAAGCTTTGCGTCACAAGCGTAGATGGTGGAGATATAAAAACCTTGATAGATGAGTTTAAAAATGAGCATGAAAGTGCTGCTATTTTGCTAATCCAAACTGATGAGAGTGGCAAAATTTCTCTTGCAGCTGGAGTCAAAAATGCTCCACTAAAAGCTGGTGCTTGGGTAAAATTTGCAGCGCAAATCCTAGGCGGCAATGGCGGTGGCAAAGATGACTTTGCAACAGCCGGTGGCAAAGATGCATCAATGATAGAAGATGCGATAAAAGACTCACTTGAATACGCAAGGCAAGCCTTAGAAAAATGA
- a CDS encoding transglycosylase domain-containing protein, which yields MKYILAFIFIVAISLGGAFLYFYSQVRFDAYAIIDYKPKLTTQIFDRNNELIANIFEENRIYVKYNDIPPRVIEALVAIEDTSYFEHGGINVEAMARAAIKDIKARKLVEGASTLTQQLIKNLALSREKKFTRKIKEIVLAMKLESELSKEDIIERYLNHVYFGHGYYGIKTAAEGYFRKELNELSIKEVAMLVGLPKAPSTYDPTKHLDLSLSRANRVLERMYSIGWINEDEYRKGVLEEPAVFDDTLTRNKAPYVVDEIIKEASKKFDDIKTGGYKIQSTVDLNVQKIAQEALVYGYNEILKRDKKANAEILNGAIVVTHPQSGQILALIGGIDYTKSSYNRATQSKRQPGSSFKPFIYQIALDSGYSVVSQVADIARTFDMGNGKEWTPKNYSGGFQGYITIKSAITQSRNLATINLLNDLGLSSVRKQLTDMGFNDIPENLSIALGSFGISPLDFAKFYSMFPNEGEMVEPTLIKHIENSFGASMDYEPQRKQVLKPEQAFLMTTLLQNVVNNGTGRNAKINGIQIAGKTGTTNNNIDAWFCGYSPDIEAIIWYGNDDNSPMKKIEGGGRTAAPVFKKFMEGYIKLYPTLRRAFEQPDGVYKGYYSGSDEYYTNDSPLPQNMPANDIIQDQENDGLLF from the coding sequence ATGAAATATATCTTGGCATTTATCTTTATAGTTGCCATTTCACTTGGCGGAGCATTTTTATATTTTTACTCACAAGTTAGATTTGATGCTTACGCTATTATTGATTATAAACCAAAGCTTACAACGCAAATTTTTGATAGAAACAACGAACTCATTGCAAATATCTTTGAAGAAAATAGAATTTACGTAAAATATAACGACATACCGCCGCGTGTCATCGAAGCACTCGTGGCTATCGAAGATACGAGCTACTTTGAGCATGGTGGCATAAACGTAGAAGCTATGGCAAGAGCTGCCATAAAAGATATCAAGGCCAGAAAACTAGTCGAGGGAGCTTCAACACTAACACAACAGCTCATTAAAAATTTAGCTCTAAGCCGTGAGAAGAAATTTACAAGAAAGATAAAAGAGATCGTGCTTGCCATGAAGCTCGAAAGCGAGCTTAGCAAAGAAGATATCATCGAAAGATACCTAAATCACGTCTATTTTGGACATGGTTACTACGGCATAAAAACAGCAGCTGAGGGATATTTTAGAAAAGAGCTAAATGAGCTAAGCATAAAAGAGGTTGCCATGCTAGTTGGCTTACCAAAGGCTCCAAGCACCTATGATCCTACAAAGCACCTTGATCTCTCGCTTAGCCGTGCAAATAGAGTACTTGAGAGAATGTATAGCATCGGCTGGATAAATGAGGATGAGTACCGCAAGGGCGTGCTTGAAGAGCCAGCGGTCTTTGACGATACACTCACAAGAAATAAAGCCCCTTACGTAGTCGATGAGATAATAAAAGAGGCTTCAAAGAAATTTGACGATATAAAAACTGGTGGCTATAAGATACAAAGCACAGTTGATCTAAATGTTCAAAAGATCGCTCAAGAAGCTCTAGTCTATGGCTACAATGAAATTTTAAAACGCGACAAAAAAGCAAATGCAGAAATCCTAAATGGAGCTATAGTAGTCACTCATCCACAAAGTGGTCAAATTTTGGCACTAATTGGCGGTATTGACTACACAAAAAGCAGTTATAACCGTGCCACTCAAAGCAAGCGCCAGCCAGGATCTAGCTTTAAGCCGTTTATATACCAAATCGCTCTTGATAGTGGCTACTCAGTTGTTTCTCAAGTGGCTGATATCGCCAGGACATTTGATATGGGAAATGGCAAAGAGTGGACACCAAAGAACTATAGTGGCGGTTTTCAAGGCTATATCACTATAAAATCAGCCATAACTCAGTCTCGTAACCTCGCAACCATAAATTTGCTAAACGATCTTGGCCTTAGCTCGGTTCGTAAACAGCTTACTGATATGGGCTTTAACGATATCCCAGAAAATTTATCTATCGCACTTGGAAGTTTTGGGATTTCACCACTTGATTTTGCAAAATTTTACTCAATGTTCCCAAATGAGGGCGAGATGGTTGAGCCAACACTTATTAAGCATATAGAAAATAGCTTTGGGGCTTCGATGGACTATGAACCACAAAGAAAGCAAGTGCTAAAACCAGAACAAGCATTTTTGATGACGACACTTCTTCAAAATGTCGTAAATAACGGCACTGGACGCAACGCTAAAATAAACGGCATCCAAATAGCAGGCAAAACCGGCACAACAAATAATAACATCGATGCTTGGTTTTGTGGTTACTCACCTGATATCGAAGCAATAATCTGGTACGGAAATGACGACAATAGCCCTATGAAAAAGATTGAAGGCGGTGGTAGAACAGCCGCACCTGTGTTTAAGAAATTTATGGAAGGCTACATTAAGCTTTATCCTACTTTAAGACGTGCATTTGAGCAGCCAGATGGTGTTTATAAAGGCTATTATAGTGGCAGTGACGAATACTACACAAACGACTCACCACTACCTCAAAATATGCCAGCAAATGACATCATACAAGATCAAGAAAACGATGGATTATTATTTTAG
- the maf gene encoding septum formation inhibitor Maf, producing MITLASSSPTRANLLKDAGINFTQISFQFDESKIEKNVKPEIYVQNVVKAKKEQFLKENIGLKNLLFADSCVACGDKILGKAKDEKEAIAMLNLQSGNECSVYTAMIFLGEFELINVSKTTYKFKKFNEHDLNEYIKNNEWQGKAGAMTIENFNKKYIISQQGETSTAMGLNLKILKAFL from the coding sequence ATGATAACACTTGCTTCAAGCTCGCCAACAAGGGCAAATTTATTAAAAGATGCTGGCATAAATTTCACTCAAATTTCTTTCCAGTTTGACGAGAGCAAGATAGAAAAAAATGTAAAGCCTGAAATTTATGTCCAAAACGTCGTAAAAGCCAAAAAAGAGCAATTTTTAAAAGAAAATATAGGTCTTAAAAATTTACTCTTTGCAGATAGCTGCGTGGCGTGTGGGGATAAAATTTTAGGTAAAGCAAAGGATGAAAAAGAAGCAATTGCCATGCTAAATTTACAAAGTGGCAACGAATGCAGCGTCTATACAGCGATGATATTTTTAGGCGAATTTGAGCTTATAAACGTAAGTAAGACTACGTATAAATTTAAAAAATTTAACGAGCATGACCTTAATGAATACATAAAAAATAATGAGTGGCAAGGTAAGGCTGGAGCCATGACGATAGAAAATTTTAATAAAAAATATATCATCTCCCAACAAGGCGAGACCAGCACAGCCATGGGACTAAATTTAAAAATATTAAAGGCATTTTTATGA
- a CDS encoding 3-isopropylmalate dehydratase, with protein MSHYDIAFIKFDQVVLFLHVCFVALFVGLQAGLVLVGSYFIKNKFEDKERYHILLHIIRRFGIAIFILILCVIATSVVIIFGFYDANLTNPMASAMVATKCAIELFLLLNLSYIFYRYKKALKALRSHEMIELNESLIVIIYYFTPLNLLASLAAIYLGISYKVFL; from the coding sequence ATGAGTCATTACGATATAGCTTTTATAAAATTTGACCAAGTAGTACTATTTTTGCATGTATGCTTTGTAGCTCTTTTTGTGGGGCTACAAGCCGGTCTTGTGCTTGTTGGAAGTTACTTTATAAAAAATAAATTTGAAGACAAGGAACGCTATCACATCTTACTTCACATTATAAGACGCTTTGGCATTGCGATTTTCATACTAATCCTTTGCGTGATAGCGACAAGTGTGGTTATAATTTTTGGATTTTATGATGCAAATTTGACAAATCCTATGGCAAGTGCAATGGTGGCAACAAAATGCGCAATAGAACTATTTTTGCTATTAAATTTAAGCTATATATTTTATAGATACAAAAAGGCCTTAAAAGCACTAAGATCGCATGAAATGATCGAGCTAAACGAGAGTTTGATCGTTATAATTTATTATTTTACACCACTAAATTTATTAGCTTCGCTAGCAGCTATTTATCTTGGTATAAGCTATAAGGTATTTTTATGA
- the hemH gene encoding ferrochelatase — protein sequence MKKALLLLNMGGANSLADVEIFLKNMFNDPYILGIKNKFLRKFVAFMITKGRLKTAKYNYEQIGGKSPICELTAKLCDKISSLQNEFDAVDFAMNYTSPFAKDVLKKYENFDEIVLLPLYPHHSQTTITSSLDDFKKAKDELEIKAKILLCGPFYDDEIYNKIIISHINEAINNIDISDVELIFSAHSLPQKIIDKGDVYEKHINEHVQILSKMIKDSGLNFKEINLAYQSRLGPVKWLEPSLNEILAKCKSKKALIYPLSFCIDNSETIFELVIEYAKIAKELNFSFYKVVWCPNFSDEFASFILQKAKTAKEINF from the coding sequence ATGAAAAAGGCGCTTTTGCTTTTGAATATGGGCGGGGCAAATAGCCTTGCTGATGTAGAAATTTTTCTAAAAAATATGTTTAATGACCCTTATATTTTGGGTATAAAGAATAAATTTTTAAGAAAATTTGTGGCTTTTATGATCACAAAAGGTAGGCTAAAAACGGCTAAGTATAACTACGAACAAATAGGTGGCAAATCGCCTATTTGCGAGCTTACAGCTAAGCTTTGCGATAAAATTTCAAGCTTACAAAATGAGTTTGATGCAGTTGATTTTGCGATGAACTATACTTCACCATTTGCAAAAGATGTGCTTAAAAAATACGAAAATTTTGATGAGATAGTGCTTTTGCCACTTTATCCTCATCATTCACAAACTACGATAACTTCGAGTTTAGATGATTTTAAAAAAGCAAAAGATGAGCTAGAGATAAAGGCTAAAATTTTGCTTTGCGGGCCATTTTATGATGATGAAATTTATAATAAAATCATAATCTCACATATAAATGAAGCCATAAATAACATAGATATAAGCGATGTGGAGCTTATCTTTTCAGCTCATTCGTTGCCTCAAAAAATTATTGATAAAGGCGATGTCTACGAAAAACATATAAATGAGCATGTGCAAATTCTAAGCAAAATGATAAAAGATAGCGGATTAAACTTCAAAGAGATAAATTTAGCCTACCAATCGCGTCTTGGGCCTGTAAAATGGCTAGAGCCCTCACTAAATGAAATTTTGGCAAAGTGTAAGAGTAAAAAGGCTCTTATCTATCCACTCTCTTTTTGTATTGATAACTCTGAGACTATTTTTGAGCTAGTTATTGAGTATGCAAAGATCGCAAAAGAGCTAAATTTTAGCTTCTACAAGGTTGTTTGGTGCCCAAATTTTAGTGATGAGTTTGCTAGTTTTATCTTACAAAAAGCAAAAACAGCCAAAGAGATTAACTTTTAG
- a CDS encoding phosphoethanolamine transferase, which translates to MVCDNLDQNHTSDHRAEGFDEVIFDEAKKVIEDANSTTLIVLHLQGSHGPIYYKGYPRKFKEFTPTCDTAELNKCAPEEIANTYDNTILYEDYLQSELINALEARKDEFEVTMFFFSDHGESLGENGIYLHGLPYSIAPDEQKHIPAIVFSSDSELLKRLKARKNESLSHDFIFSSVLGYFGIKTKAYEPEFDIFR; encoded by the coding sequence GTGGTTTGCGACAATCTTGATCAAAACCATACTTCAGATCATCGAGCAGAAGGTTTTGACGAAGTGATATTTGATGAGGCCAAAAAGGTCATCGAAGATGCAAATTCCACTACCCTTATCGTGCTACACCTGCAAGGCTCACACGGCCCTATCTACTACAAAGGCTACCCAAGAAAATTTAAAGAATTTACCCCAACATGCGACACTGCCGAGCTAAATAAATGCGCGCCAGAAGAGATAGCAAATACCTACGACAACACTATTTTATACGAGGACTATCTACAAAGCGAGCTGATAAATGCCCTTGAAGCAAGAAAAGATGAATTTGAAGTTACCATGTTCTTTTTTTCAGATCACGGAGAGAGCCTAGGTGAAAACGGCATATATTTACATGGTCTACCTTACTCCATCGCTCCAGATGAGCAAAAACATATCCCAGCCATCGTATTTTCAAGCGATAGCGAGCTTTTAAAAAGACTAAAAGCTAGAAAAAACGAAAGTCTTTCGCATGATTTTATATTTAGCTCAGTTCTTGGATATTTTGGAATAAAAACTAAGGCCTATGAGCCAGAATTCGATATTTTTAGGTAG
- a CDS encoding phosphoethanolamine transferase domain-containing protein: protein MLAFNELKLRAKIISFSIVAIATIFLLTSKIFIPFFREHSNLRTALLPYYPIYSAIKLVKSITQKPLPLPM, encoded by the coding sequence TTGCTAGCATTTAATGAGCTTAAATTAAGAGCAAAAATTATCTCATTTTCTATAGTTGCGATAGCTACCATATTTTTATTAACGTCTAAAATTTTTATACCATTTTTTAGAGAGCATTCGAATTTAAGAACCGCATTGCTCCCATACTATCCCATCTACTCGGCTATAAAACTAGTAAAATCGATCACTCAAAAACCACTACCTTTACCTATGTAG
- a CDS encoding ComEA family DNA-binding protein, with protein MKVKILLCLVVASIAYGTNLNTASKNELMELGLSKGQALNIIKYRKAHKFKSIDELEKVQGIGFNDMQKVKEKLSIKENAKVKKSEAKNSKGKKKKK; from the coding sequence ATGAAGGTTAAAATTTTACTTTGTTTGGTAGTTGCAAGTATTGCATATGGCACTAATCTAAATACAGCCAGCAAAAATGAGTTGATGGAACTTGGCCTAAGTAAAGGCCAGGCGTTAAACATTATAAAATATAGAAAAGCCCATAAATTTAAAAGCATCGATGAACTTGAAAAAGTCCAAGGTATTGGCTTTAACGATATGCAAAAAGTTAAAGAAAAACTTAGCATAAAAGAGAATGCAAAAGTCAAAAAGTCTGAAGCAAAAAATTCTAAAGGCAAGAAAAAGAAAAAATAA
- a CDS encoding Gfo/Idh/MocA family protein: protein MKLKIGIVGYNLVGKRHYMELRRSDKFEVCGVFDKENRDDACRAPFFDEFKKFIEVAQPQAIVLCLPQHEIVEAFCQCVKYCQNILISRPIFKSVSELKEIKYASVVNKVRVCTGVDERFNPTIVSLKKALLKEEEIYSISIAHFRPLCEGNIINELSLCDIDLAKNLVDSEICSFFYTQANKTNTKICDNVGINIKMKNQILVSITDSFCGSLERFKIEVNAKEGVYFGDLIDYKLHRVNENGQMNLKTDPINNEIKAQYDAFYNLCQSGESSELSSIDDAIKIKELF from the coding sequence GTGAAACTCAAAATTGGCATTGTTGGATACAATCTGGTTGGCAAGCGGCACTATATGGAGCTGAGGCGTTCTGACAAATTTGAAGTTTGTGGAGTTTTTGATAAAGAAAATAGAGATGATGCTTGCAGAGCTCCGTTTTTTGATGAGTTTAAGAAATTTATAGAAGTAGCCCAGCCACAAGCTATCGTACTTTGTTTGCCTCAACATGAGATCGTAGAGGCCTTTTGTCAGTGTGTAAAATATTGCCAAAATATCTTGATTTCAAGGCCGATATTTAAAAGCGTGAGCGAGCTAAAAGAGATAAAATATGCTTCAGTGGTAAATAAAGTAAGAGTTTGCACCGGCGTTGATGAGCGTTTTAATCCAACCATCGTTTCATTAAAAAAGGCGCTTTTAAAGGAAGAAGAAATTTATAGCATTTCAATTGCACATTTTAGACCACTTTGTGAGGGAAATATTATAAACGAACTTTCGCTTTGCGATATAGACCTTGCGAAAAATTTAGTAGATAGTGAAATTTGTAGCTTTTTTTATACTCAAGCAAATAAAACAAATACCAAAATATGCGACAATGTTGGAATAAACATTAAAATGAAAAATCAAATTTTGGTGAGTATTACTGATTCTTTTTGTGGCTCTTTAGAGCGTTTTAAAATAGAAGTAAATGCCAAAGAAGGTGTTTATTTTGGCGATCTTATCGATTATAAGCTTCATAGAGTCAATGAAAATGGGCAGATGAATTTAAAAACCGATCCCATAAATAATGAGATAAAAGCTCAATACGATGCCTTTTATAATCTTTGCCAAAGTGGCGAAAGTAGCGAGCTTTCAAGCATTGATGATGCGATAAAAATCAAAGAGCTATTTTGA